GAATTTATCAGCTATTTTGTTCACCCGGATGGTTCTATCGGCGGGGAATACGGGAGCAGGGAAACTTCTTTTGTTTTACCAAGTGCTCTTGAAATTATGGCAAACGGAAATAAGTTAGCAAAAGCGATTATTTGTATGCATCATAATGCAATAATATCAATGCGGACACCTGTGCCTTCTTCTTGTGATGACGCAAATCTATTGTGTTTTTTATTTATTTCTTATTTACAGGCGTATTTATTTACAGATGATGATTCTTCTGACAACGTAAGTCTTCCGTTTCAGAGTGAAGTAGATTTTAAAAAACATTTTGAAGAATCCGGTCTTTTGATTGTTAAAACAAAAACATATTATTCGGTTGTTTCTTCAAAAAAAGGTGGTGTTTTAAAAGCTTACAATTTAAAAAATAAATCAATTGACGTTATAGATTTAGGTTGGGTTGGCAATATGGGTAAATATATTGTTTCAAGTAATAAATATAATTCGGATTTGCAGGTAAAAATGGATGAAAATAAGTTAGTAATTAGTGCTAATTTTTGTTATATAAAAATGAATAAAGTATTGACTCCGCTTAAAATGATTGTTTCACGATTTGTGTTTTATGTGATTTCACCATTAGCTTTTTTACGTACATTTATTAAAGAAATGTTAAGGAAATATTTTATTACTGATTTAAAAAAAAGCGTTTTTGTGCTACAGCGCACAATTTCTTTTCTTGATAATAAGATAACCATAAATGATATTTTGAAAGGATTTGGAAAATCTAATATAAAAGAATTACATGTATCTGAATCTTATTCTCCCATTTATGGTTATTCCAAAGGTTTATATCGATGTAATACGCGTGCTGAGCGTAAAAAAATTACGATTCAGATTAATGATGAATCAAAACCGATGGAAATTACCAGAGTATTGGATTTGGAAAATGGAGAAGTTAAAATAGAAAAAGAGGAAATCCTGTGGTGAACAAAATTACAGATTTATTGCTGTTATTAAGTTGTCCGGATGACGGACATGATATTGTGCTAATATCTGAGAACCAATTAAGTTGTTCTTATTGCAACAGAAAATACAATTTCGAAAACGGTATTCTAAAGATATTGCCTTCAAAAAAAACAGCATTACCTCCTGTATATCAAAATGAGGATTACATTAAATGGCAGTCAATATTTCCGGGAGTTTTTGAATCTCGGGGTATATTTCATAAGATAATTGATGAATCCACGCACAGGTGGATTGCCAAAATATTTAATAAGCAGAAAATAAGTGATAAAGAATGGGTTTTAGATTTAGGTTGCGGGATAGGAGACCATTTTAAGTATTTTAAAAGATTAAATAACGTAATTGGATTTGATATAAATGAAATTGCTTTGCTTAAATGCAGAGAAAAATATAAAGAAATTATTCTTTTGCAGGGAGATTTATATTCGCTTCCTTTTAAGAATGAAGTTCTGGTACATGTTATGATGTTGCATGTATTAGAGCACATGTATTATCTTGATAAGGCTTTAATCGAAACAGAAAGAATTTTAAATAAAGAAGGATTTTTATATATGGGTTTACCGTGCGAAGGCGGGTGGCTAAGAGATACCTTAAGAGCAATAACTACTTCAAAGATTAATTCTCGCAAATATAATATGGATTATGATAAAGTTTCTAAAATAGAACATTGTAACGACACATATAAACTGATAGATGTTTTAGGACAAAAGTTCACTATGTTAAAGAAAAGATTTTTCCCGTTTAATTTATTAAATTGTGTTGGTGTAAATTTAACATTATCAATGAAATTGCAAAGAAAATGTTGATGACATAAATTTCTTCAATCTTATACTGATGTTATCAAAATGTAATAACTTAACAGATATTAAGAAAGGAAGTATAAAATAATGTATATTTTAGGTCTTAATTGTGCGCATGACTCAACGGCAGGACTCATTAAAGACGGCCAGATAATAGCCGCTATAGCGGAAGAAAGGTTAACGCGGAAAAAACAGCATTTGGGTTTTCCTTATCTCGCTATTAGGGAATGTCTGAAAATAGGTAATATTAAACCCAAAGATGTTGATTTTGTAACAATTGCATTTAAGGACTATTTAAGAGGGCACCCCTTTTTTACCAATTTGATTTTAACCGGTAATAGTAATATTGATGTGGCTAATGAACTTTCTTTATTTTCTCTACTAAAAGAATTTATCAGGCAAAGTGTAAAACATGGATTATTATTTCATACAAAGAAAGTCTCCAATGAGAATGAAAATTATTCAAGGAAGGCATATGAAAACACTTTGAAAAAAATGGGTTTTCAGTGCCCGTTAATAGATGTGGAACATCATTTGGCTCACGCCGCTAGTGCTTATTATACTTCAGGATTTAATAACTGCTTATTAGTGACAATAGATGGTTCAGGGGATGGGCTAAGTGGTACAGTAAATTCAGGAAAGGACGGGCTGATTTCCCGGATTTGCGAGACACATCTTAAATTTTCTCCCGGAGTGTTTTATTCAGCAGTAACGAAGTATTTAGGATTCAAAAGACACCGGCATGAAGGAAAAATCACTGGTCTTGCAGCATACGGGAATCCTGAAATATGCTATCCTGTTATGGCTAATGCCCTTACTCTTTCTAAAGATAAAAAGTCATTTTCTACAGGGTTAAATTATAATTTTACCTTGTTTCAGAATCTTAAATGGTTTTTTAGACTTATTTGGGGTAGATATTTTAGAAGCCAAATGACCAATTTATTGTTAGATTATTTTTCAAAAAAATTAAAAAAATGCTCAAGAGAGAATATAGCTGCAGCTGCCCAGAAGAGATTGGAAGATTGTGTTGTTGAACATGTTGAAAAAATGGTTAAAGATACCGGATTAAGTAAGGTAGCATTGGCAGGTGGTGTGTTTTCTAATGTTAAATTAAATCAA
This genomic interval from Elusimicrobiota bacterium contains the following:
- a CDS encoding class I SAM-dependent methyltransferase is translated as MVNKITDLLLLLSCPDDGHDIVLISENQLSCSYCNRKYNFENGILKILPSKKTALPPVYQNEDYIKWQSIFPGVFESRGIFHKIIDESTHRWIAKIFNKQKISDKEWVLDLGCGIGDHFKYFKRLNNVIGFDINEIALLKCREKYKEIILLQGDLYSLPFKNEVLVHVMMLHVLEHMYYLDKALIETERILNKEGFLYMGLPCEGGWLRDTLRAITTSKINSRKYNMDYDKVSKIEHCNDTYKLIDVLGQKFTMLKKRFFPFNLLNCVGVNLTLSMKLQRKC
- a CDS encoding carbamoyltransferase C-terminal domain-containing protein; its protein translation is MYILGLNCAHDSTAGLIKDGQIIAAIAEERLTRKKQHLGFPYLAIRECLKIGNIKPKDVDFVTIAFKDYLRGHPFFTNLILTGNSNIDVANELSLFSLLKEFIRQSVKHGLLFHTKKVSNENENYSRKAYENTLKKMGFQCPLIDVEHHLAHAASAYYTSGFNNCLLVTIDGSGDGLSGTVNSGKDGLISRICETHLKFSPGVFYSAVTKYLGFKRHRHEGKITGLAAYGNPEICYPVMANALTLSKDKKSFSTGLNYNFTLFQNLKWFFRLIWGRYFRSQMTNLLLDYFSKKLKKCSRENIAAAAQKRLEDCVVEHVEKMVKDTGLSKVALAGGVFSNVKLNQKISELPVVEDIFIHPDMGDGGTALGGAFVVWAEELQKKGWKFMPFKIHDVYFGPEYSNEEIKTILEEFNLKYNYYENIEEVIARYIADKYIVGRFSGRMEYGPRALGNRSILVESTDVTVNDWLNKRLCRTEFMPFAPVILSDETNDFFNKFYKSEHAADFMTITFDATEKCVKLAPAICHVDKTARPQVISPDINASYFKIIEEYKKITGLPLLINTSFNAHEEPIICTPADAIKSFLRKNVDILAIGNYIVESKYKRFI